A genome region from Alistipes dispar includes the following:
- a CDS encoding metal-sulfur cluster assembly factor, with protein sequence MTPEEILQVEKEIVLTLKNIYDPEIPVNIYDLGLVYEIDYTPDGTATIRMTLTAPNCPMADMLVEDVNQQVAKVKGVKSVNVILTFDPVWDKSMMSEEALLELNLL encoded by the coding sequence ATGACACCCGAAGAGATTCTCCAGGTCGAGAAAGAGATCGTCCTGACGCTGAAAAACATATACGACCCCGAGATTCCGGTGAACATATACGATCTGGGGCTCGTTTATGAAATCGACTACACGCCCGACGGAACGGCCACGATCCGCATGACGCTCACGGCCCCCAACTGCCCGATGGCCGACATGCTCGTCGAAGACGTCAATCAGCAGGTCGCCAAGGTCAAGGGGGTGAAATCGGTGAACGTCATCCTGACGTTCGACCCGGTGTGGGACAAAAGCATGATGTCCGAAGAGGCGCTGCTCGAACTCAACCTGTTGTGA
- a CDS encoding pentapeptide repeat-containing protein, translated as MNAFSYILEHIEGTVLFVSLLIAGVAVVLRFFDIQSKSSRRRILKEEFDAAIRQLSSESETNRLAAAILIRRFFTAERGCYRNETIYVLSSLLRVVPTGVFQKTLADGLAYGHDLSKADLQKTNLQDAYIGSKEQVTTDMRETDLFQADLSNALIERIDGRKAVFYQSNLQHARIKYSDLSEANFSMADLNHIGLREVKLGNACFAGCTNLPREIARHLDAEGRYTRPEPVTVHAAAGKHRIFFSMPGKLRIEDSLMIRSVRDHLRQEGYEVCFYERGEYRMFGQLGNIRTLVQQCDGMVVFGLKQLHIEKATFRPATDECETWSDRWLPTPWNEIETGMGLMAGMPILLIQDAEIDFGVFDSHISETSLHVIRTDSTDFKKFPEHREFISWKSRIGNPAVPQPQDGSAKSPSGS; from the coding sequence ATGAATGCCTTCAGTTACATACTGGAACACATCGAGGGAACCGTCCTCTTCGTTTCGCTGCTTATCGCCGGAGTTGCGGTCGTGCTCCGATTCTTCGATATCCAGAGCAAGTCCTCCCGCCGCAGAATCCTCAAGGAGGAGTTCGATGCGGCGATCCGACAGCTCTCCTCGGAAAGCGAGACCAACCGGCTCGCCGCGGCAATTCTCATCCGAAGGTTCTTCACGGCGGAAAGAGGCTGCTACCGCAACGAAACGATCTACGTCCTCTCGTCGCTGCTGCGGGTGGTCCCGACGGGAGTTTTCCAGAAGACGCTGGCCGACGGACTCGCCTACGGGCACGACCTCTCCAAGGCCGACCTCCAGAAAACCAACCTGCAAGATGCCTATATCGGATCCAAGGAGCAGGTCACGACCGACATGCGCGAGACGGACCTTTTCCAGGCCGATCTGTCGAATGCCCTGATCGAGCGGATCGACGGCCGGAAAGCCGTGTTCTACCAGAGCAACCTGCAACACGCGAGGATCAAATACAGCGACCTCTCCGAGGCGAACTTCTCGATGGCCGACCTCAACCACATCGGACTGCGCGAAGTGAAACTCGGGAACGCCTGCTTCGCGGGCTGCACGAATCTCCCGCGGGAGATCGCCCGGCATCTCGACGCAGAGGGCCGCTACACCCGCCCCGAACCGGTTACGGTGCATGCCGCCGCGGGAAAGCACCGCATTTTCTTCAGCATGCCGGGGAAGCTCCGCATCGAGGATTCGCTCATGATACGCTCCGTACGCGACCACCTGCGACAGGAAGGCTACGAGGTCTGTTTCTACGAACGGGGCGAATACCGCATGTTCGGCCAATTGGGCAACATCCGGACACTCGTCCAGCAATGCGACGGGATGGTCGTCTTCGGACTCAAGCAACTCCACATCGAAAAAGCGACGTTCCGCCCGGCGACGGACGAATGCGAGACGTGGAGCGACCGCTGGCTGCCGACGCCGTGGAACGAAATAGAAACCGGCATGGGGCTCATGGCCGGAATGCCGATCCTGCTGATCCAGGACGCGGAGATCGACTTCGGCGTCTTCGACAGCCACATCAGCGAGACATCGCTCCATGTCATCCGTACCGATTCGACCGACTTCAAGAAATTCCCGGAACACAGGGAGTTCATCTCCTGGAAGTCGCGCATCGGAAATCCCGCGGTTCCGCAGCCGCAGGACGGGA
- a CDS encoding DUF2851 family protein, with translation MADGGGERTIERLKAGAGTYACGGYLAGLGALQRTELLTALLFDRLGRKIRRVGALLSETSDNWNETFYRLYFRTLGDSRNQEAYLSLARRVPYRTVLRERLAPQAVEAMLFGASGLLALYRHDAYTLDLGRHFEYLSAKYGIEAMDASEWTLADIRPANHPALRIAQAARFFAQDEFVMARAMACRTEEDIRRLFCIEASPYWRTHYVPGAAGDELPKRLGTFKARIIGINLVAVLQFAYGSRTGDERLRDSALSLLERLPSEDNRFMRAWSGEGVPIRNAFESQALLQLATEYCARTRCAECPVGRRIAVHTDTPK, from the coding sequence ATGGCGGACGGCGGCGGGGAGCGGACGATCGAACGGCTGAAGGCCGGAGCCGGGACATACGCCTGCGGCGGTTACCTGGCGGGGCTCGGCGCGCTGCAACGCACCGAGCTTCTCACGGCGCTGCTCTTCGACCGGCTCGGCCGCAAGATCCGACGCGTCGGGGCGCTGCTCTCCGAAACGTCCGACAACTGGAACGAGACCTTCTACCGGCTCTATTTCCGCACGCTGGGCGACAGCCGGAACCAGGAGGCCTACCTCTCGCTGGCCCGGAGAGTGCCTTACAGGACCGTGCTGCGGGAGCGGCTCGCCCCACAGGCCGTCGAAGCGATGCTCTTCGGCGCATCGGGGCTGCTGGCGCTCTACCGCCACGATGCGTACACGCTCGACCTCGGGCGCCACTTCGAATACCTCTCGGCCAAATACGGCATCGAAGCGATGGACGCCTCGGAGTGGACGCTCGCGGACATCCGCCCGGCCAACCACCCCGCACTGCGGATCGCGCAGGCGGCGCGGTTCTTCGCGCAGGACGAGTTCGTGATGGCGCGCGCCATGGCCTGCCGCACGGAGGAGGACATCCGGCGCCTGTTCTGCATCGAGGCGTCGCCCTACTGGCGGACGCACTACGTCCCCGGCGCTGCGGGCGACGAACTTCCCAAACGCCTCGGGACGTTCAAGGCCCGCATCATCGGAATCAACCTGGTGGCCGTACTGCAATTCGCCTACGGCAGCCGCACGGGCGACGAACGGCTGCGCGACAGCGCGCTGTCGCTCCTCGAGCGCCTTCCCTCCGAGGACAACCGTTTCATGCGGGCGTGGAGCGGGGAGGGCGTCCCGATCCGCAACGCATTCGAATCGCAGGCGCTGCTGCAACTGGCCACGGAGTACTGCGCCCGAACCCGGTGCGCGGAGTGTCCCGTCGGGCGGCGGATCGCGGTGCATACGGACACCCCGAAATAA
- a CDS encoding SufE family protein gives MDKKDQIQEEIIEEFSVFDDWLDKYDYLIGLSDSLPAIAPEHRTGQYLIEGCQSRVWIDARTDGGRIFFTADSDAIITKGIIALLIRVLNGRTPQEVLDTDLYFIDAIGLTANLSPTRANGLAAMVRQMRLYALAYASKND, from the coding sequence ATGGACAAGAAAGATCAGATTCAGGAGGAGATCATCGAGGAGTTCTCCGTTTTCGACGACTGGCTCGACAAATACGACTACCTGATCGGCCTGAGCGACTCGCTCCCGGCCATCGCTCCGGAACACCGCACCGGACAGTATCTCATCGAGGGATGCCAGTCGCGCGTGTGGATCGACGCACGGACGGACGGCGGACGGATTTTCTTCACGGCCGACAGCGACGCCATAATAACCAAGGGCATCATCGCGTTGCTTATCCGCGTACTGAACGGACGCACGCCGCAGGAGGTGCTCGACACGGACCTTTATTTCATCGACGCCATCGGCCTGACGGCCAACCTCTCGCCCACGCGGGCCAACGGGCTGGCCGCGATGGTCAGACAGATGCGGCTCTACGCACTGGCGTACGCGAGCAAAAACGACTGA